One window of Oncorhynchus masou masou isolate Uvic2021 chromosome 28, UVic_Omas_1.1, whole genome shotgun sequence genomic DNA carries:
- the LOC135517960 gene encoding adenylate kinase isoenzyme 1: MADKIKDAKIIFVVGGPGSGKGTQCEKVVAKYGYTHLSSGDLLRAEVASGSERGKTLQAIMQKGELVPLDTVLDMIKDAMIAKVDVSKGFLIDGYPREVKQGEEFEKKIGAPCLLLYIDAKGETMVKRLMKRGETSGRADDNEETIKKRLDLYYKATEPVIAFYSSRGIVRKIDSELPVDEVFGHVAKAIDGLK; encoded by the exons ATGGCAG ACAAAATCAAGGACGCCAAGATCATCTTTGTTGTGG GCGGGCCTGGCTCTGGTAAGGGCACCCAGTGTGAGAAGGTGGTGGCCAAGTATGGCTACACCCACCTGTCCTCCGGGGACCTGCTGCGTGCTGAGGTGGCCTCCGGCTCTGAGAGGGGCAAGACCCTCCAGGCCATCATGCAGAAGGGAGAGCTCGTACCCCTG GACACAGTCTTGGACATGATCAAGGATGCCATGATCGCTAAGGTTGACGTGTCGAAGGGCTTCCTTATTGATGGCTACCCCCGTGAGGTCAAACAGGGCGAGGAGTTCGAGAAGAAG ATTGGAGCCCCCTGCCTGCTGCTGTACATTGACGCCAAGGGTGAGACCATGGTCAAGAGGCTGATGAAGCGCGGTGAGACCAGCGGCCGAGCTGACGACAATGAGGAGACCATTAAGAAGCGCCTGGACCTGTACTACAAAGCCACCGAGCCAGTCATCGCCTTCTACTCCAGCCGCGGCATCGTCAGGAAG ATCGACTCCGAACTGCCTGTGGATGAAGTCTTCGGACACGTTGCCAAAGCTATCGACGGCCTGAAGTAA